The following proteins are encoded in a genomic region of Candidatus Leptovillus gracilis:
- a CDS encoding HAMP domain-containing histidine kinase, whose translation MSNLILYLDLLKKGPPAKHPHYTAVLNQQTERLKELVESILRLSNLDLDQDSLIWSQINLNDVVAYVMDKYQNQVGRQGLRLTFTPETNPILIYGNFKQLVEMTITLLENALKYTANGEIRLHTWINSPDQQLVGLQIEDTGMGIAPEDIPHVFERFYRGKGASQSNVPGIGLGLTIAKSIAGLHNGHIEVDSEPGSGTRVRVNLPLGKNNV comes from the coding sequence TTGTCTAACCTGATCCTATACCTGGACTTGCTCAAAAAGGGACCACCGGCCAAACATCCCCATTATACGGCCGTACTCAACCAACAAACCGAACGTCTCAAAGAATTGGTCGAAAGCATCCTCAGACTGTCTAATCTCGATCTGGACCAGGACAGCCTGATCTGGTCACAGATCAATCTAAACGATGTCGTCGCCTACGTCATGGACAAATATCAAAACCAGGTGGGACGGCAGGGTCTGCGCCTGACCTTCACCCCTGAGACAAACCCCATCCTTATCTACGGCAACTTCAAACAATTGGTCGAGATGACCATCACGCTGTTGGAAAATGCCCTGAAATACACCGCCAACGGCGAAATTCGTCTCCACACGTGGATCAATTCGCCCGATCAACAGCTTGTTGGCCTGCAAATTGAAGACACCGGCATGGGCATCGCCCCAGAAGACATCCCCCACGTTTTCGAGCGCTTTTATCGGGGCAAAGGCGCCAGTCAATCCAACGTGCCCGGCATCGGCCTGGGCCTGACCATTGCCAAAAGCATTGCCGGCCTGCATAATGGGCATATCGAAGTGGACAGCGAACCCGGCAGCGGCACGCGCGTGCGCGTGAACTTGCCCCTGGGAAAAAACAATGTCTGA
- the lspA gene encoding signal peptidase II, with product MTKLEPTSLAPTEGKTAVEDTIQPATWAQRFLPLLIGSVILILDQVTKYLIEANIPYNTSWAPFPQLAPIFQLTHTGNTGIAFGLFAGGSGLFAIVALVTTVAILVYNYTLPAGNVGLRVVLGLLIGGALGNLIDRIRLGHVTDFLDFGPWPIFNVADTAVVTGALLLAWLMWAESRAESRAESRDLPHIATTSDISRDNEML from the coding sequence ATGACAAAACTTGAACCAACCAGTCTGGCTCCAACAGAAGGCAAAACAGCCGTAGAAGACACTATACAGCCCGCCACCTGGGCACAACGCTTTTTGCCGCTGCTGATCGGCTCTGTAATCCTCATTCTCGATCAGGTAACCAAATATCTCATTGAGGCCAACATCCCATACAACACCAGTTGGGCGCCTTTTCCCCAGTTGGCGCCTATCTTTCAGCTCACCCACACCGGTAACACCGGCATTGCTTTTGGCCTGTTCGCCGGGGGAAGCGGGCTGTTTGCCATTGTCGCTCTGGTAACGACGGTAGCCATTTTGGTCTACAACTATACGCTGCCGGCCGGCAACGTGGGCCTGCGGGTGGTGTTGGGGCTGTTGATTGGCGGGGCGCTGGGCAACCTGATTGACCGAATACGGCTGGGCCATGTGACCGATTTTCTCGATTTTGGCCCCTGGCCGATTTTTAACGTCGCCGATACGGCCGTTGTCACCGGGGCGCTGCTGTTGGCCTGGTTGATGTGGGCGGAGTCCCGCGCGGAGTCCCGCGCGGAATCCCGCGATCTGCCGCACATAGCCACCACCAGCGACATTAGCCGCGATAACGAAATGCTTTAG
- a CDS encoding methyltransferase domain-containing protein, translated as MMRLKDLWNRLVRFGFRLLYYELAWTYDLVSWLVSLGDWRAWQQAALPFVAGREVLEIGHGPGHMLLALQNAGFEVVGLDLSPQMGRQARRRTQRTVPLVGGRVQHLPFGTAVFDTVLSTFPTDYVIEPATLAAVARVLRANGRFVIVPESRLTGGGALRQVIEWLYAITGQRGAAGALPDQAETAVWQPYLVRFQAAGFQVQFERVALPRSQVTVLIAHKMAA; from the coding sequence ATGATGAGGCTCAAAGACCTATGGAATCGGCTGGTACGCTTCGGTTTTCGGCTGCTTTATTACGAGCTGGCCTGGACGTATGACCTGGTGAGCTGGCTGGTATCGCTGGGCGATTGGCGCGCCTGGCAGCAGGCGGCGCTGCCGTTTGTCGCCGGGCGAGAGGTGCTGGAGATTGGGCACGGGCCGGGTCACATGTTGTTGGCGCTGCAAAATGCCGGTTTCGAGGTAGTGGGGTTGGATTTGTCGCCTCAGATGGGGCGGCAGGCGCGGCGGCGCACCCAGCGCACCGTCCCGCTGGTGGGCGGACGGGTGCAGCATTTGCCGTTTGGCACGGCCGTTTTCGACACTGTTCTGTCCACTTTCCCCACCGACTACGTGATAGAGCCGGCCACACTGGCGGCGGTGGCGCGGGTCTTGCGGGCAAACGGCCGTTTTGTCATTGTGCCTGAAAGTCGGCTGACCGGTGGGGGGGCGCTGCGCCAGGTCATCGAGTGGCTGTATGCCATTACCGGGCAGCGTGGCGCGGCAGGCGCGCTGCCAGACCAGGCAGAAACGGCCGTCTGGCAGCCCTATCTGGTCCGTTTTCAGGCCGCCGGGTTTCAGGTGCAGTTCGAGCGTGTCGCTCTGCCGCGCAGCCAGGTGACGGTGCTGATTGCCCACAAAATGGCTGCCTGA
- a CDS encoding amidase: MSDDFPLLEATISDLQDGLSNGRFTAHTLVRHYLARIQQLDQQGPSLNAIIELNPDALTIAADLDAERAEKGARGPLHGIPIILKDNIATADQMSTTAGSLALAGSIAAQDAFLVERLRAAGAIILGKANLSEWANFRSSRSSSGWSSRGGQTRNPYALDRSPCGSSSGSAVAVAASFCAAAIGTETDGSIVCPAHSNGIVGLKPTLGLVSRSGIIPIAHSQDTAGPLTRSVADAAILLGALTGVDPRDPATAASGGQFHTDYMQFLDPAGLRGARIGVARNFFGLHPDVDAIMETAVAAMKAQGADIVDPADLDSLEGFGEAEVTVLLYEFKADLNAYLATLGAEAPVKTLADIIAFNQANAAAVMPYFGQERMLAAQEKGALSETDYLEALALNHRLARAEGIDKVLQEHTLDAIVAPTGGPAWLIDWVNGDHYGGGSSSPTAVAGYPNLTVPAGFVRGLPVGISFIGAAYQEPTLLKLAYAFEQATKARQAPRFLPTVQFAD, from the coding sequence ATGTCTGATGATTTCCCCCTACTCGAAGCCACCATTTCTGACTTGCAAGATGGCCTGAGCAACGGCCGTTTCACCGCCCATACCCTTGTCCGCCACTACCTGGCCCGCATCCAACAGCTAGACCAACAAGGCCCCAGCCTCAACGCCATCATCGAACTCAACCCCGACGCGCTGACCATCGCTGCCGACCTGGACGCCGAACGCGCCGAAAAAGGGGCACGCGGCCCGCTGCACGGCATCCCCATCATCCTGAAAGACAACATCGCCACCGCCGACCAGATGTCCACCACCGCCGGTTCGCTGGCCCTGGCCGGATCCATCGCCGCCCAAGACGCTTTTTTGGTGGAGCGCCTGCGCGCTGCCGGGGCCATTATCCTGGGCAAAGCCAACCTCAGCGAATGGGCTAACTTCCGCTCCAGCCGCTCCTCCTCCGGCTGGAGCAGCCGCGGCGGGCAAACACGCAATCCCTACGCCCTGGACCGCAGCCCGTGCGGCTCTAGCTCTGGTTCGGCGGTGGCCGTGGCCGCCAGCTTTTGCGCCGCGGCCATCGGCACAGAAACCGATGGCTCCATCGTCTGCCCCGCCCACAGCAATGGCATCGTCGGCCTTAAGCCGACCCTGGGCCTCGTCAGCCGCAGCGGAATCATCCCCATCGCCCACAGCCAGGATACGGCCGGTCCCCTCACTCGCAGCGTCGCCGACGCCGCCATCCTCCTGGGGGCGCTCACCGGCGTGGACCCCCGCGACCCGGCGACCGCTGCCAGCGGCGGACAGTTCCACACGGACTATATGCAGTTTCTCGACCCCGCTGGCTTGCGCGGCGCGCGCATCGGCGTGGCGCGTAATTTCTTCGGCCTTCACCCGGACGTAGACGCCATCATGGAAACGGCCGTTGCCGCGATGAAAGCCCAGGGCGCAGACATCGTAGACCCGGCCGACCTGGATTCCCTGGAGGGCTTTGGCGAAGCGGAAGTGACTGTCTTGCTGTATGAATTTAAGGCTGATCTGAACGCCTACCTGGCGACGCTGGGTGCAGAAGCGCCGGTCAAAACGTTGGCCGACATCATCGCCTTCAACCAGGCCAACGCCGCCGCCGTGATGCCCTATTTTGGACAGGAACGCATGTTGGCGGCGCAAGAAAAAGGGGCGCTCAGCGAGACGGATTACCTGGAAGCATTGGCCCTCAACCACCGGTTGGCGCGGGCTGAAGGCATAGACAAAGTGCTGCAAGAACATACACTAGACGCCATCGTCGCCCCCACCGGCGGCCCGGCCTGGCTGATTGATTGGGTCAACGGCGACCATTATGGCGGCGGCAGTTCATCGCCAACGGCCGTCGCCGGGTATCCCAACCTCACCGTACCCGCCGGCTTTGTGCGCGGGCTGCCGGTGGGCATTTCCTTCATCGGCGCGGCTTACCAGGAACCCACCCTGCTGAAGCTGGCCTACGCCTTTGAGCAGGCGACGAAGGCGCGGCAGGCGCCACGCTTTTTGCCAACGGTGCAATTTGCGGATTAA
- a CDS encoding cold-shock protein — MSDQRFSGTVKWFSDQKGYGFISREGGKDVFVHHSAILAEGFKSLAEGQRVEFAIEEGPRGPSAVQVRPA, encoded by the coding sequence ATGAGTGATCAACGATTTTCTGGGACCGTGAAATGGTTTAGCGATCAAAAAGGCTACGGCTTTATTTCCCGTGAGGGCGGTAAAGACGTTTTTGTCCACCATTCGGCTATTTTGGCGGAAGGGTTCAAGAGCCTGGCCGAAGGCCAGCGCGTCGAATTTGCAATTGAAGAAGGGCCGCGTGGCCCATCTGCTGTTCAGGTCCGCCCGGCCTAA
- a CDS encoding GAF domain-containing protein, whose product MNSLLLQASESRFRTVIEANADSIVIVDRHGIIQYANPAAASLFARSQSTLIGAMFGYPVVADETTEIDVVNPYSTTKVAEMRVVEIDWQSEPAYLASLRDITERKQAEDGLRAREHFLAWLNEITRAALETPDFHAMLQIFADRLGELFGADGCRITLWDEERQTAVSGAISHSLADEEPLTEPDTRQKSMTAAVLTSQQALVLEHVAQSAYAAMHTATLFPSQSMLALPLIAGEQKLGAAFVIFLAPHRFTPDEIRQGEQVVSHLSLALAKARSLQAEQEQRELAETLSQVIGVLNSSLDRQQVLNIILAQLAQVVTYDAASVLLLVDGRLQNVAHRSRLASEAGTASQPAHHIPPHMLDVLTRRVPLIRPETAGDPSQPGGIPESHCWLGVPLIVKEKAIGLLSLLKAEPDFYSHKDAAIAAAIVHQATIAIVNAQLYEQIQRYADELETRVAERTQELRQAYSQLQELDRLKSKFRRHFA is encoded by the coding sequence ATGAACAGTTTATTATTACAAGCCAGCGAAAGTCGTTTTCGGACGGTGATTGAGGCCAATGCCGATAGTATTGTCATTGTGGACAGACATGGCATTATCCAATACGCCAATCCGGCGGCGGCATCTTTGTTTGCCCGCAGCCAAAGCACCTTAATTGGCGCGATGTTCGGCTACCCGGTTGTTGCTGACGAGACGACAGAGATTGATGTGGTCAATCCTTACAGCACGACGAAAGTGGCCGAGATGCGTGTCGTGGAGATTGATTGGCAAAGTGAACCCGCTTATCTGGCCTCGCTGCGCGACATCACCGAACGCAAGCAGGCGGAAGATGGGCTGCGGGCGCGTGAACATTTCCTGGCCTGGCTGAATGAGATCACCAGGGCCGCCCTGGAAACGCCAGACTTCCATGCCATGCTGCAAATTTTTGCCGACCGGCTGGGTGAGTTATTTGGGGCCGATGGGTGCAGGATTACGCTGTGGGATGAAGAGCGACAAACGGCCGTATCCGGCGCCATCAGCCACAGTCTGGCGGATGAAGAGCCGCTGACCGAGCCAGACACACGGCAAAAAAGTATGACGGCGGCGGTGTTAACGTCGCAGCAAGCGCTGGTACTGGAGCACGTGGCCCAGTCGGCGTATGCTGCCATGCACACCGCCACCCTGTTCCCCAGCCAATCCATGCTGGCGTTGCCCCTTATCGCCGGCGAGCAAAAATTGGGCGCGGCCTTTGTTATTTTCCTGGCGCCGCACCGGTTTACGCCAGATGAGATCCGGCAAGGCGAGCAAGTGGTCAGCCATCTGTCGCTGGCGCTGGCCAAAGCGCGCTCCCTTCAGGCAGAACAAGAGCAGCGCGAATTGGCTGAGACGCTCAGCCAGGTGATCGGGGTTCTCAACAGCAGCCTGGATCGCCAACAAGTGCTAAACATTATTCTGGCCCAACTGGCCCAGGTGGTCACTTATGATGCGGCTTCTGTTCTACTGCTGGTAGACGGCCGTCTGCAAAACGTCGCCCATCGTTCTCGCCTGGCATCAGAAGCAGGGACAGCATCCCAACCGGCTCATCATATCCCGCCCCATATGTTAGACGTGTTAACACGCCGTGTCCCACTCATTCGCCCAGAAACCGCCGGGGACCCTTCCCAGCCGGGCGGCATTCCTGAAAGCCACTGCTGGTTAGGCGTCCCTCTGATCGTTAAAGAAAAAGCTATCGGGCTGCTCAGCCTGCTCAAAGCCGAACCAGATTTCTACAGCCACAAAGACGCGGCCATCGCCGCCGCCATTGTTCACCAGGCAACCATCGCCATTGTTAATGCCCAGTTGTATGAACAAATCCAGCGCTACGCCGATGAGCTGGAGACCCGCGTCGCCGAACGCACCCAAGAACTACGCCAGGCTTACAGCCAACTGCAAGAGTTGGACCGGCTCAAGTCCAAGTTCAGACGACATTTCGCATGA
- a CDS encoding isoprenylcysteine carboxylmethyltransferase family protein: MDTAHKSGWEIAEVVFGIPFLISIALHFVVPFSLPPGILRQVLIPVGIVLIVTGIGFVVSARREFARFRQPTDPGQPTSKIVKTGVFSISRNPLYLGVAVLLFGIALTWNILWALVALLVSMIACQYVLISPEEKYLAAKFGEAYEEYLATVRRWIGRR, encoded by the coding sequence GTGGATACAGCACATAAAAGTGGTTGGGAAATAGCGGAAGTCGTTTTTGGGATTCCATTTCTGATAAGCATCGCTTTGCACTTCGTTGTGCCATTTTCATTACCGCCAGGAATCCTGCGGCAAGTTCTAATACCTGTTGGGATTGTGCTGATTGTCACCGGCATCGGCTTTGTCGTTTCGGCGCGCCGCGAGTTTGCTCGTTTCCGTCAGCCTACTGATCCAGGCCAGCCAACAAGTAAGATTGTTAAAACAGGTGTGTTTTCTATTTCCAGAAACCCGCTCTATCTTGGCGTTGCGGTTCTGCTTTTTGGCATCGCGCTGACCTGGAATATTCTCTGGGCTTTAGTGGCGCTCCTGGTTTCAATGATTGCCTGTCAGTACGTTTTGATCAGTCCTGAGGAAAAATATCTGGCGGCTAAGTTTGGCGAAGCGTATGAAGAATACCTCGCCACGGTTCGGAGATGGATTGGCCGTCGTTAA
- a CDS encoding circadian clock KaiB family protein, with protein MAQYLLKLYITGQTSRSQQAIHNLYRTCQEVLDGRYELTIIDVLEHPELAETDKILATPTLIKTAPLPLRRIIGDLSDTAKVLRGLDLQISHTNHFPKGLPYNE; from the coding sequence ATGGCGCAATATCTGCTTAAACTTTACATTACCGGCCAAACATCACGATCACAGCAGGCCATTCACAACCTGTATCGAACCTGTCAGGAGGTGCTAGACGGCCGTTACGAACTGACTATTATAGATGTGCTAGAGCACCCGGAACTGGCCGAAACCGACAAAATTCTGGCGACGCCCACCCTTATCAAAACAGCGCCTTTGCCCCTCAGGCGCATCATCGGCGACCTGTCCGATACCGCAAAAGTGCTTCGCGGTCTCGATCTACAAATCAGCCATACCAACCATTTTCCGAAAGGACTCCCGTATAATGAGTGA
- a CDS encoding RluA family pseudouridine synthase: MSQEIPLDESIELTLDADARGDRLDHALAAALPDFSRMQWQRLIQEKRVTVNGRITTKASLRLNGGERITAVIPPLVETGLIAEDIPLDVRYEDRDILVVNKPAGMVTHPSLTDEQGTLVNAILYHYPDLEDIGGERRPGIVHRLDKHTSGLIVVARNERALWFMQEQFRRRTIQKKYLALVEGQLQPPAALIDAPIGRDPNNRKKMAVIPPNISAVARSARTRYETVTGYDNFTLVACAPLTGRTHQIRVHLAYIGYPIVCDHIYGRRKKSFADLRRHFLHAAELTFRRPSDNSELTITAELPPELQSIIDSLTS, encoded by the coding sequence ATGAGCCAGGAAATTCCCCTCGACGAATCCATTGAACTAACCCTAGACGCCGACGCCCGCGGCGACAGGCTGGACCACGCCCTGGCGGCGGCTCTGCCCGATTTTTCACGGATGCAGTGGCAGCGGCTTATTCAAGAGAAGCGGGTGACGGTAAACGGCCGTATCACCACCAAAGCCAGTCTGCGCTTAAACGGCGGCGAACGGATAACGGCCGTCATCCCGCCGCTGGTCGAAACCGGCCTGATCGCCGAAGACATCCCCCTGGACGTGCGCTATGAAGACCGCGACATTCTGGTTGTCAACAAACCGGCTGGCATGGTGACCCACCCTTCGCTAACAGACGAACAGGGGACACTGGTGAATGCCATTTTGTACCATTACCCAGACCTGGAAGACATCGGCGGCGAGCGACGGCCGGGCATCGTACACCGGCTGGACAAACACACTTCTGGGCTGATTGTTGTGGCGCGCAATGAACGCGCTTTGTGGTTTATGCAGGAGCAATTTAGACGGCGCACTATCCAGAAGAAATACCTGGCTCTGGTGGAAGGCCAGCTTCAACCCCCGGCGGCGCTGATTGACGCGCCGATTGGCCGCGACCCCAATAACCGCAAGAAAATGGCCGTTATCCCGCCCAATATCTCGGCGGTGGCCCGCAGCGCGCGCACGCGCTATGAGACAGTGACTGGTTATGACAATTTTACTCTGGTGGCCTGCGCTCCCCTTACCGGCCGCACCCATCAGATTCGTGTTCACCTGGCCTATATTGGTTATCCCATTGTCTGCGACCACATTTACGGCCGTCGTAAAAAATCCTTTGCCGACCTGCGCCGCCACTTCTTGCACGCCGCGGAACTGACTTTTAGACGGCCGTCTGACAACAGTGAGCTAACCATCACCGCCGAACTCCCGCCAGAGCTGCAAAGCATCATTGATTCGCTGACATCTTGA
- a CDS encoding SCO family protein — protein MHMPLRISLLILGLLFLAACRPQPHEFGGLLFEDAQPVPDFSLAAANKQSISLSDYRGQFVFVYFGYTYCPDLCPDTLAKLARVRRQLGDQADQMQVIMISVDPERDTPDKLAEYVEHFSDSFIGLTGSPAEVDAAGAPFGLFYQKHDGTAASGYLVDHTARTYLLDRDGRILIAYPHDAPDTAITADLRYLLAQ, from the coding sequence ATGCACATGCCTTTGCGAATTTCCCTTCTCATCCTTGGCCTGCTCTTTTTGGCCGCCTGCCGCCCTCAGCCGCATGAATTTGGCGGGCTGCTCTTTGAAGATGCCCAACCCGTGCCCGATTTCAGCCTGGCGGCCGCCAACAAGCAAAGCATCAGCCTCAGCGACTATCGCGGCCAATTTGTCTTTGTTTATTTCGGCTACACCTACTGCCCCGATTTATGCCCCGATACGCTGGCTAAATTGGCCCGCGTGCGGCGGCAGTTGGGCGACCAGGCCGACCAGATGCAGGTTATCATGATTTCCGTGGATCCGGAGCGCGACACGCCAGATAAACTGGCCGAGTATGTCGAGCACTTTAGCGACAGCTTCATCGGTCTGACAGGCAGCCCGGCAGAGGTAGACGCCGCCGGCGCGCCCTTTGGCCTGTTTTACCAAAAGCACGATGGCACAGCCGCATCGGGTTATCTGGTAGACCACACCGCCCGCACCTACCTGCTGGACCGGGACGGCCGTATCCTCATCGCCTACCCCCACGACGCCCCAGACACAGCCATCACCGCCGATCTGCGTTATTTGCTGGCGCAGTAA
- the kaiC gene encoding circadian clock protein KaiC, with protein sequence MSEHLPSPIRKLKTGIPGFDDITNGGLPQGRTTLISGTAGSAKTVFAVQFLGSGIEKSDDSGVFVTFEESPDDIRQNMASFGWNIAAWEEQGKWAFVDASPQLAEDVIFAGSYDLGALLARIEHAVKKVQARRVAVDSLGAIFTQLADQGSIRNELFRIASALKKMGVTAILTAERIREYGEIARYGVEEFVADNVIILRNVLEDEKRRRTIEILKFRGTPHQKGEFPFTIMPGEGIAIIPLSAIELKQSSSNIRITSGNQELDKMCGGGFFRDSIILVSGATGTGKTLTVTEFIAGGAARGERCLLFAFEESREQLFRNATGWGVDFHKMEQEGNLKLICRYPEVAGPEDHLITMKMEIERFAPNRIAVDSLSALERVATMKGFREFVIGLTSFIKHKETAGLFTATTPTLMGGASVTEAHISTVTDSIIMLRYVEMYGEMRRGLTVLKMRGSMHDKEIREFTIDGRGMHIGKAFNNVTGILVGNPMYISQHEIDRIGTLFRGDLGI encoded by the coding sequence ATGAGTGAACACCTGCCATCTCCCATTCGCAAACTCAAGACAGGCATTCCCGGTTTCGACGACATCACCAATGGCGGTCTACCCCAGGGCCGTACCACCCTCATTTCCGGTACAGCCGGCAGCGCCAAAACTGTCTTCGCCGTACAATTCCTTGGATCCGGCATTGAAAAATCAGACGATTCCGGGGTATTTGTCACCTTTGAAGAATCGCCTGACGATATTCGGCAAAACATGGCCAGCTTCGGCTGGAACATCGCCGCCTGGGAAGAGCAGGGCAAATGGGCTTTCGTAGACGCATCGCCGCAGTTGGCCGAAGATGTTATCTTCGCCGGCAGCTACGATCTCGGCGCGCTGCTGGCGCGCATCGAACACGCCGTTAAGAAAGTGCAAGCCCGGCGCGTCGCGGTTGATTCCTTAGGCGCCATATTCACCCAACTGGCTGATCAAGGCTCCATCCGTAACGAGTTGTTTCGCATCGCTTCCGCGCTCAAAAAAATGGGCGTCACCGCCATCCTGACTGCCGAACGCATCCGGGAATATGGCGAAATTGCCCGCTATGGCGTTGAAGAGTTCGTTGCCGACAACGTCATCATCCTGCGCAATGTTTTGGAAGACGAAAAACGGCGGCGCACTATTGAGATTCTTAAATTTCGCGGCACCCCGCACCAAAAAGGGGAATTTCCCTTCACCATCATGCCTGGTGAAGGCATCGCCATCATTCCCTTGTCGGCCATCGAACTAAAACAAAGTTCCTCCAATATCCGCATTACTTCTGGCAACCAAGAGCTGGACAAAATGTGCGGCGGCGGCTTCTTCCGCGACTCTATCATCCTGGTTTCCGGGGCTACCGGAACCGGCAAAACCCTTACCGTCACCGAATTTATTGCCGGCGGCGCGGCCAGAGGGGAGCGCTGCCTGCTGTTTGCCTTTGAAGAAAGCCGCGAACAGCTTTTCCGCAACGCCACTGGTTGGGGCGTGGATTTTCATAAAATGGAACAGGAAGGCAATCTCAAGCTGATCTGTCGTTACCCGGAAGTTGCCGGACCAGAAGACCACCTGATTACCATGAAGATGGAAATCGAACGGTTTGCGCCCAATCGCATCGCCGTAGATAGTCTTTCAGCTTTGGAGCGCGTAGCCACGATGAAAGGATTCCGCGAATTTGTCATCGGCCTGACGTCGTTTATTAAGCACAAAGAGACGGCCGGCTTGTTTACGGCGACCACGCCAACCCTTATGGGCGGCGCGTCTGTCACCGAAGCCCACATCTCCACCGTTACCGATTCCATTATTATGCTGCGTTATGTGGAAATGTATGGCGAAATGCGCCGCGGGCTGACCGTTTTGAAAATGCGCGGTTCGATGCACGATAAAGAAATCCGCGAGTTTACGATTGACGGCCGTGGGATGCACATTGGTAAAGCATTTAACAACGTCACTGGTATTCTGGTTGGTAATCCCATGTACATCTCGCAGCATGAAATTGACCGGATTGGGACCTTATTTAGAGGTGATCTTGGCATCTAA
- a CDS encoding LysM peptidoglycan-binding domain-containing protein, translating into MIKQIRILLLLLTLPLLFAACTAQTIEVTRIVENEVPVTVEVTRIMPQQITVQVPVEVTSIVEVAVEVVVTATPETPATETPADLPTPVSTAAIAQATAVPPTGAVYVVQTGDTLSTIATKTGVTVEDILAANNLTNANIISVGQQLIIPGWSGETAAAVNPNPAPTNPTEPAPPLTVTSGNLLPNPSFEEGWYFFSGVSEWQLPNQWQLAVDEGPNNLSPGSGGRFFRPEIRVLSRASIPPAEQSLFLFNGENTIKAFKGDAPTNFSIFSDVALQPGTYRFVANFFPDAVSGYVGSEKVWNGDPLAAEYRIIHNGGGTGWASAPAGRKNTAVYEFTLTAPETVRLGVGFRNRFAQSNNGWFIDDWSLQALSQP; encoded by the coding sequence ATGATAAAGCAAATTCGCATACTTTTGCTGTTGTTGACTTTGCCCTTGCTTTTTGCCGCTTGCACGGCGCAGACAATTGAAGTGACCCGCATTGTTGAGAATGAAGTACCGGTGACGGTGGAAGTCACCCGGATTATGCCGCAACAGATTACGGTGCAGGTCCCTGTCGAAGTGACGAGCATCGTGGAGGTGGCGGTGGAAGTGGTGGTCACGGCCACGCCAGAAACCCCCGCCACTGAGACCCCAGCCGACCTACCAACGCCAGTATCGACGGCTGCGATTGCTCAGGCAACGGCCGTTCCCCCCACCGGCGCTGTTTATGTGGTGCAAACGGGCGATACCCTGTCTACCATTGCCACTAAAACGGGTGTTACTGTCGAAGATATTCTGGCGGCCAATAACCTGACCAACGCCAACATCATCTCGGTTGGGCAGCAGTTGATCATTCCTGGCTGGTCGGGAGAAACGGCCGCTGCCGTCAATCCCAACCCCGCCCCCACCAACCCGACCGAACCCGCGCCACCACTGACAGTGACCAGCGGCAATTTGCTGCCCAATCCCTCGTTTGAAGAAGGCTGGTACTTCTTCAGTGGCGTCTCCGAATGGCAGCTGCCCAACCAATGGCAGTTAGCGGTGGATGAAGGTCCCAACAACCTGTCGCCCGGCAGCGGCGGGCGCTTCTTCCGGCCAGAGATTCGCGTTTTGTCCCGCGCCAGCATTCCCCCCGCCGAGCAATCTCTCTTCTTATTCAATGGCGAAAACACGATCAAAGCCTTCAAGGGAGACGCCCCCACCAATTTCTCTATCTTCAGCGACGTGGCCTTACAGCCAGGCACTTACCGCTTTGTCGCCAATTTCTTCCCCGATGCCGTCAGCGGCTACGTTGGCAGTGAAAAGGTTTGGAATGGCGACCCCCTGGCCGCTGAATACCGCATCATCCACAATGGCGGGGGCACAGGTTGGGCATCAGCGCCGGCCGGGCGCAAAAATACGGCCGTCTACGAATTCACCCTCACCGCGCCAGAAACCGTGCGCCTGGGCGTGGGCTTCCGCAATCGCTTTGCCCAATCGAACAACGGCTGGTTTATAGACGATTGGTCCTTACAGGCGTTGAGTCAGCCGTAG